The sequence below is a genomic window from Deltaproteobacteria bacterium GWC2_55_46.
CAGGCCCACCGCCGGCTCCCGTGAAAGACGGCTTAAGGCCAAGACTGTGGTAAGCGTAAAAAAGAAGATGAGGAGAAGGGGAGGGGAGGAGTAAAGGCGTTCAGTCGAATATGTTCTTGAGGACGAACCAGACGTTCTCTTTTCGTTCCCCCAGTCTCCTTAATGTGTATTGCAGCCATTCCCTGCCATAGGGCACATAGACCCTCACGCTGTAGCCCTCCCTGGCAAGCCCCCTCTGAAGGCTTCTTTTTATTCCCAGCAGCATCTCGAAATCGAACGACCTCTTTGAGACGCCATTCTCATCGGCAAACTTTTTGGCCACGTCCAGGAGCCTTTCATCATGGGTGGCGATTGCCGGGCGGGTGGCAGTGAGCAACAACCCTTTCATTATCTCCTCGAAGCTGGTATATACCTCCCTTTTGTCCTTAAAGGCGATAGAGGCGGGTTCCTTGTACGCGCCTTTGACAATGCGGATGCTCCCCCCGGCAGCGGTTATTATCCTGGCGTCGTCGACGCTCCGTTTAAGGGCGCTCTGCAGGGCCACGCCGATGTTAGGATATTTTTTGCGGAGCTGGAGGAATATGTCGATAGTTGCCTGCGTGTACTTCGACCCTTCCATGTCAACGCGTACGAAATTCCCGTCCTCACGGGCTTTCTTCACGATGGTCTCAAGGTTCTCTATGGCAAGCTCAGGAGAAATGTCCAGGCCCATGTGCGTGAGCTTGAGTGATATCTGTGAGTCTGCTCCGGAGGCCTTTATATCTTTCAAAAGATCGAGGTACTCCGCAACCGACCAGGCTGCCTGAGCTGGCGTCCTTACGTTCTCACCGAGGTTGTCGATAGTGGCCTTTATGCCGATATCGTTTAGCGCGAGGGCTGTTCTTATCGCGTCCTGCCTTTCGGCTCCGGCGATATACCTTTTTGCCAGGACGAGGAGTATACCTTTCACTTAAGCCCCAGCTGATCGGTGAAATCGAGCACAAGGCCTTTAAGCCCCGGGGGGTCGATCTCGGCTATGTCGTAGCGCACCCTTACGGCAGGTTTCTTTATCCGGATTATCGCTGAAAGGTCGATGGGTGTCGCGATGAGGACGATGTCGCAGGGCGTACGTTCTATCGAATCCTCGAGTTCCTTTTTCTGCTCCTCCGAGTATCCCATCGCCGGGATGAGCTTTTCGAGCCCGGGGTATTTATCCAGGGTCTCCTTGATGGTGCCGACGGCATGGGGCCTTGGGTCGACCGTGTCGGCGCCGTACCGTCGGGCCGCAATTATCCCTGCGCCATAAGTCATGCCGCCGTGGGTGAGGGTCGGGCCGTCCTCTATGACAAGGGTTTTTTTTCCCTTTATCTCTTTCTCGACGGTTATCTCTGAGGATGTCTTTATGATCGCTGCCTGTGGGTTAAGCGCCTTCGTGTTATTGATGACCTGCTCTATCGAGGCGGCGGGGGCGTCCTTCGCCTTGTTTATGATCACCGCGCGGGCCCTCCTCATGTTCGTCTCGCCCGGATAATATAAGAGTTCATGTCCTGGCCTTAGAGGGTCGGCCACTACAAGCTCGAGGTCAGGCGTTATGAAGGGCAGGTCGTTGTTGCCTCCGTCCCAGATGATCAGCTCGCCTTCCTTTTCAGCCTCTTTTAAAACGGCCGCGTAATCGACCCCGGCGTAGACGACAAGCCCGGCAACCACAAGAGGCTCGTACTCTTCTATCTCTTCAAGCGTGCACCGCTCTTTCCTGAAGTCGGCTGTAGAGGCGAACCTCTGGAGGCGCTGTCTGGCAAGGTCGCCGTATGGCATGGGATGGCGGATGACCACCGGCTTTTTACCGGCTTCAAGGAGAGTTCGCCCTATATATCTCGTGACCCCGCTCTTTCCGCAGCCGGTCCTCACGGCTGAGACCGAGATGACGGGGCGCGACGATTTGAGCATCGTCTCTTCAGGCGACGGGAGCACAAACGACGCGCCAAGCGCCGTCGCGAGCGTCGCTCTGTGCATCACGTATTCATGGGATACGTCGCTGTAGGAGAAGACTACCTCGCTGGCCCGGTATTTTTTTATCAGCTCCGGGAGCTTTTCTTCCGGATAGATTGGTATGCCGTCCGGGTAGAGCGGGCCGGAAAGGGAAGGGGGGTACTTCCTGTCATGGATAAAAGGTATCTGGGCGGCGGTGAAGGCGACTACCTCGCTTGCCGGGTCGTCCCTGTAAAGGCAATTGAAGTTATGGAAGTCCCGTCCCGCGGCGCCCATTATTATGATACGTTTCCTCATAGGCCCCAATTTGAAAGCATGTATGCTTACAGCTAGCGGGCCTTGAAAGGCGGGAGCCCGTCAGTGCCGAGAAGCATATACTCGCCGCTTGAGTCGATCACCCGGAGGTTATAGTCCTTCAAGTCCTCGTATGCCGACGCCTTCGTTATGACGATGGTCGTCGTCCTCTTCGAGTACTCATTTATGCTGCAATCATCGGACTTATCGGCCTTTACTATCTTACGCCTTGAATAGAACGATATCGACGGCTTGTTTATCTCATAGGTGGCAAGGACCCCGTCGGGAGGCAGGGCCGCTCTGGCGTACCTGGAATAGTCGTAGAGTGTTTTCTGCAGATAGATATTCGCAGGAGGCAGCGCGTAGAGCCTCAGGAAGACGATGATGAGGACCATCACGCCTGTGATGCACAGAAAAGATGGGAGAGTTTTCCTGAAGGAAAATGTGGTAAGAAGCGCAACCGCAGCGAACGCCGCCCCGAGCGTGTAGAAGAACCTTGGCGGCAGGTAGACGTCCATCTTGAGGCTCAGCGACGGCAGGATGAAGAGCGCGGAGGCAAAGACGAAGGCTATTGCCGCGAGCAGATAGGCCGGCGCGCGCCCCGCGCGCTTCTCAGCCATATCAGAGATGACCAGCCCGGCAAGGATGGCCGCGGGTGGAAAGAGAGGGAAGATATAGTTCGGGAGCTTTGTCCGTGAGACCGAAAAGAATACGAGCACGAAGATGAACCATATCGCTCCGAGCAGGTAGAGCGACGAGGCCGCGTCATGCCTCTGCTTAAAGCCCCTGTACACACCCGACGGGAGCATGGCCACCCACGGGAAAAAACCGAGCAGGAGTACGCCTATATAGTAATACAACGGCCCGCCATGGCTTGATATCACGCCAGAATACCTCTTTATGTGGTGCTTCACTATGAACGCGTTAAAGAAGTCCCAGCCGTTTATCATTAGCTGCGCTATGAACCAGGGGGCTCCTATAAGGATGAAAAGCCCGATGTATGAAGGCCTGAAAAGCTCCTTTGACCTATGAAGGTTTTTGGAGAGGGCGAGGTACAGAATGGCTATCACGGCCGGGAAGAGAAGGCCGACCGCGCCCTTTGTAAGGACGGCGAGGGCTGAAGCCGCCCAGAAGCCGAGGAACCATCTCTTTTTGCCATCTATGGTTCCCATGTAGAAGGAGAATATGGACGCGGTTATGAAAAAGGCGAGCGTCATGTCCGTTACCGCGGAATGCGAGTAGACGAAGAACTCGAGGTTTACAAAAAGGGCCAGGGTCGCGACGAGTGCGGTTGTAAGACCTGTAAGCCTTTTTACGAAAAGGAAAGTCATCCCTGAGAGGAGGACGCCGAAAAGGCTCGATGTGAAGCGCGCCGCGAACTCCGTTGTCCCGAAGAGCTTGAAGGCTGCGCTCATGAACCAGTATATCAGTATGGGCTTGTCATACCGCGGCTCGAAATTGTAAGTCGGCGTTATAAGGTTTCCGGTCTCGACCATCTCCCGTGCCGCGGCTGAAAAGACAGCCTCGTCGACGTCAAAGAGGAGGAAGCCGCCTGTCTTGAAAAAGGACAAAAAGACGATGAGGAGGCCGAGCCCTGCCGTTATCCATTTCTCCCGCAACCCCGTCTTCGCGAGTATCAGGTAGCCTGCCCCGAGGCCGAGCAAGGCCCCGGCGAGCACGTCAGTCGGATAATGGGAGCCAAGGCCCACGCGCGCTATCGCCACGAGTACAGCCGCCGCGTAGAAGAAGACGGCGAACCTTGGGAACTTTTTAGCGAGCACGTATGCGAGCGCAAAGCTCGCCGCTGAGTGGCCTGAAGGGAAGGAATTGAACCTGCCAGAGTAGTCGAAGACGGAGGTGTTCTGAAGTAGATAACCCATCGCGTCAGCGCCATGGGCTATCCTGGGGCGCTCAAATGCCGCCTTTATGAGGTGCACGGCGGCGCTGGCAAGGAGTATGGCCAGGACACCTTCGCGCCCTGTCTCCTTCAATGCCGTCTTCTTTTTGAAATATCCTGAAAGGTAGATGAGCGCTGAGACGCCAAAGAGGACCGCCCCGTCTCCGACGAGGCTGAAGAACCCGGAGAAGGCCTTAAGCGCCGCATTCTCGGGGATATTCCCCGCGAGGATGTGGTCCAGCCAGATGAAGATAAGCGCGAGCAAGGCGATAGTCATGATTATCGGGACGGGCTTACGGAGGTTCAAGCAACTGCCTCCTCGAATATCGAAAGGGCCCTGTCTATCTCCGGGCCGGTGACGGTCAAAGGAGGCATCAGGCGCGCTATGTTCTTGTCTGCCCCGCACTCGATTATGATGAGGCCGGCGTCAAGGCACCGTTTCATCACGCCATCGAGCCGTTCCCTGTCAGGGCCGCCGTCAGCCTTTATGAACTCGACCCCTATCATGAGTCCAAGCCCCCTTACGTCGCCTATGCCCTTTCGCCTGTTCTTGATATCCAGAAGTCTTGAAAGCAAGTGATCCCCCATCCTTGAGGCGTTCTCCAGGAGCCTCTCCTTTTCTATCTTGTCAATGGTCGCCACCGCCGCCGCGCACGATACCGGGTTTCCGCCGAAGGTGGTTCCGTGCGCCCCCGGAGGCCACTTCGACATGATATCGGCCGATGCCCCGAAGGCGCTCAAGGGGAAGCCGGAGGCTATGCCCTTTGCCATGACTATTATGTCCGGCTCAAGATCGAAGTGCTCTGAGGCGAACCATCTGCCGGTCCTGCCGAAGCCGCTTTGCACCTCGTCGGCGATGAGGAGTATGCCGTGCCTCGAGCAAAGCTCCCTTACCTTCCGCATGAAATCGGCTGGTGGCACGATATACCCGCCTTCGCCGAGGAGGGGCTCGATGACCATGCAGGCAACCTCTTCAGGCGTTATCTGGTATTTTAATATCTTTTCGAGGTATTCGAAGCATTCTGTCGCGCAGCTTCCGCGCTCCATGCCCATGTGGCAGCGGAAGCAGTACGGGTACGGCGCGTGGTAGCATGACGGCATGAGGGGGTGGTAGCCGCGCCTGTACCTTGCCGCCGATGTCGTAATGCTCAATGCCCCCATTGTCCTGCCGTGAAAGCCGCCCAGGAAGCCTATGACCCCCTGCCGTCCGGTAGCGTACCTGGCGAGCTTCACAGCCCCTTCGACGGCCTCCGCCCCGCTATTGGAGAAGAAGAACATATCTATGTTGCCGGGGGTAACGCTCGCGAGCCTTTCGGCAAGCTCTATCTCGGATGAGTACCTGAAGATGCAGCCGGAGTGGATGAGCGAGTCCATCTGGCGTTTTGCCGCCTCTATGACCTCAGGCGGGCAATGGCCGATGTTGGCCGTGGCGAGCCCTGAGGAGAAGTCCATGTACCTTTTCCCGTCCATGGACTCAACGTAGAGCCCCTCGGCCTTCTTGACTTCGATGTCAGTGTGGAATACGAGGGCAGGAGTAAGATGCCTGGCCCCGCGTCCTTTGAGGTCATTTTCCATGGATCTGCCGCGCCCCTATTCCTCGTCTATGGGTGCGGGCTCGCAGAGGAGGGAATCATAGATGGCGAGCCTTCCGCATTTCTTGCAGATGTATTCGAGCTTGTTGACCATGTTTGAGCAGACGTGGCGCGCGTCTTCCACTTCCTTGCCGCAGAACTCGCAGGAAAAAGGCGGGACGTCCTTTCTCGGGTGGCAGAGGTGCCCCATGCCGCTTGCCAATCCCCCGCACGCGGGGCAGGAAAACGTCTTTACGTACTGGGTCATCGGTATCCTTTCCTATTTGCCGCCGAAGAGGATTTTCTGCATGGCGGTGAGCCTTCTTACGTGCTCTTTTTCCTGCTCGATAAGGGAATTTATCACATTCCTGTCCTTCTCCCTTATCATCCTCTCCAGCTCATAGTAGAAAAGGAGCGATTCCTTTTCCATGTTTAAGGCCATGTTGACGGCCTCCTGCTCGCCCTTGACGGCGCGGGCTGCATCCTTCCCGGCATCAGGGTTGGTGAATACTTCGCTATCCGCCATCGTAAAGAGGTACTGCTGGGCCTCTCCCAGATAGGGGTCGAAGCCCTCCGTAGTATCTTCGACCAGGAGTTTTTTGAGGTCTTTGAATACTTTTATATGATTCCCTTCCTCGTCAGAGAGGAGCTTGAAAAGCACTTTAAGCTCTTTTGTCCTCGCGCCCTTTGAGGCGTCGTAATAGTACTTCATCCCGTTCTCTTCGATCCTCAGGGCCATATCAAGGATCTCCTTGCCTGTAAAATGCACCGGGTCCATACACCCTCCTGTCATGCGTGGCGGATTATAACAAAAGCGCTGATGGATTTATAGTTTTTTCCTGAGTAAAAACGGTCACTGAAGCAGGGGCGGCGGTTTTAGTCCTTGTCAATCTGTGCCTTCTGGAGGCGTCCGCTAAAGTCCCTGTATATGACCTTCCATTTGGTGAAGGTATCAAGGGCGCCGCCCCTGCCGCCGGCGTCCTTCCTGCCAAGGCCGCTCCTTTTCGTGCCGCCGAAGGGGAGCTGTATCTCCGCGCCTATGGTCGGCGCGTTTATGTAGACGATCCCGGCGTCAAGGTCGCGCTCGGCTATCGCCGAGTTGTTTACGTCCTGCGTATATATCGATGACGAAAGGCCGTACTGGACGCCGTTGGCTATATCTATCGCGTGCTTAAGGTCCCTGGCCTTTATGACCGTCACCACCGGGCCGAATATCTCCTCCTGCGCTATCCTCATATTAGGGTCTGCGTCGATGAATATGGTCGGCTCTATGAAGAAGCCCTTGGCGAATCGGCCGTCCTTCAGGGCATTGCCGCCGAGGGCGAGCTTCGCCCCTTCTTTTCTGCCTATTTCGATAAGCCCAAGGACCTTTTCCATCTGTGATCTGTTTATTACAGGGCCCATCTGCACCCCGGCGTCAAGGCCATTGCCGATTTTTAATCGTCTTGCCGCGCCGGTGAACATCTCTATAAAACGGTCGTATACAGGCTCATGCGCTATTACCCTGCTCGCTGCCGTGCACCTCTGCCCGGATGTGCCGAAGCCGCCCCAGAGGGCGCCTTCAACGGCGAGGTCGAGCCTTGCGTCGCCCATCACGATGATCGGGTTTTTGCCGCCCATCTCGCATGATATTTCCTTTTCGATGCCGCTGCACAGGCGCGCAAGCCTCGCTCCCACTGCCGACGAGCCGGTGAAAGAGACCCCGTCTATGCCGGGGTGGGTGGCAAGGTATTCGCCTGCCTCGTCCCCTGTGCCGTGCACGAGGTTAAGGACACCCGGCGGAAGGCCAGCTTCGGTTATGATATCGACGAGCCTTGCCGCCGCTACGGGGGTATAGCTCGACGGCTTGAAGACGGCGGTGTTGCCGGCGATGAGGCAGGGGAATATCTTCCACGCCGGAATCGCAGTCGGGAAGTTCCATGGCGTTATGAGGGCAAAGGCGCCGACAGGGACCCTTATGGACTTACAGTCCTTGGAGTTTAGCTCTGATGGGACGGTCTCGCCTGAGAGCCTTCTGCCCTCTCCGGCCATGTAGTAGGCCATGTCGATGGCCTCCTGCACGTCCCCCATGCCTTCAGGGAGGATCTTTCCCATCTCCATTGTGACAAGGCGGCCAAGCTCTTCCTTGTGCTTGAGGAGGCCTTCCGCGGCCCTGAAAAGTATCTCGCCGCGCTTGGGCGCAGGCGTAAGCCGCCAGCCGTCGAATGCCTCTTTCGCGGCTCTGACCGCGGCGTCAATATCCGCTTTGCCGGAGGCGGGCACAACGCCGACTATTTCGCCGGTATCTGCCGGGTTTACGCTATCGAGTGTCTTGCCGGAACGCGCCTCGATCCATCTGCCGCCTATCAGGTTACGGTACTTGACCGCCATCTTTTCCCTCCAAAGAGCTGGTTTGTTGAGTATATCAGAGCGGAAATGGCCCGGCAATCGGCAAGGGCAGGGTAGGGAGCCGCCTGTGTGGAAAAACCTGTGGATAAAGGCGGTAAAAGTTGTTGAAAGGATGTTTAAAAGAGGCAAAAAATCCTTTAAAAATGCGTGATTGAGCTAAAGTTTTGAGAAAGACGCGCCGAAGAGCGACCTATGAGGCGGATTGTCTTGTCAGTTCTTCTCTTGCTATTTACCTCAAGCAGCGCGAAGGCGTGCACCGAGTTCGCCGTCATGCGTGATATGGACTCATTCGCCACAAGCTGGTCGAGCGGCAAGTTCACAATCAAGATGTGGGAGTCGCCCGGGATGGTAAGGATGGTCGGGACGCTGCGTCCCGGCACACTTGTAAAGGTGCTTGGCAGGAGCCAGGGCTACCTCAAGGTCAAGGCGGCGGATGAGGATGGCGGCTATATCGGCTGGGTGAGCCAGGCTGTGGTGGAGATGACCTTCTCAGAGCCTCAGGACGAATTCCAGGAGTGCGACGACGCCGTAATGGTCTACGCGCCGGTTAAGAAAGAGAACAGGTTGAGCTTTAACGACAATGAAGGCGAGGTGGGCGTGGTGAAGTAAAAAGCCCCCGGATTAGGCTTGACTACGGCAATCTTATCATGTATTTTTATTAACTGACCGCGGGCGTAGTTCAATGGTAGAATGAAAGCTTCCCAAGCTTTAGACGTGGGTTCGATTCCCATCGCCCGCTCCAGATGACCTTAAAGCCAACCATGACTTCATGGTTGGCTTTTTCTTTTCCGGAGACCGGAAAA
It includes:
- a CDS encoding GTPase, producing MRKRIIIMGAAGRDFHNFNCLYRDDPASEVVAFTAAQIPFIHDRKYPPSLSGPLYPDGIPIYPEEKLPELIKKYRASEVVFSYSDVSHEYVMHRATLATALGASFVLPSPEETMLKSSRPVISVSAVRTGCGKSGVTRYIGRTLLEAGKKPVVIRHPMPYGDLARQRLQRFASTADFRKERCTLEEIEEYEPLVVAGLVVYAGVDYAAVLKEAEKEGELIIWDGGNNDLPFITPDLELVVADPLRPGHELLYYPGETNMRRARAVIINKAKDAPAASIEQVINNTKALNPQAAIIKTSSEITVEKEIKGKKTLVIEDGPTLTHGGMTYGAGIIAARRYGADTVDPRPHAVGTIKETLDKYPGLEKLIPAMGYSEEQKKELEDSIERTPCDIVLIATPIDLSAIIRIKKPAVRVRYDIAEIDPPGLKGLVLDFTDQLGLK
- a CDS encoding 4-aminobutyrate aminotransferase, producing the protein MENDLKGRGARHLTPALVFHTDIEVKKAEGLYVESMDGKRYMDFSSGLATANIGHCPPEVIEAAKRQMDSLIHSGCIFRYSSEIELAERLASVTPGNIDMFFFSNSGAEAVEGAVKLARYATGRQGVIGFLGGFHGRTMGALSITTSAARYRRGYHPLMPSCYHAPYPYCFRCHMGMERGSCATECFEYLEKILKYQITPEEVACMVIEPLLGEGGYIVPPADFMRKVRELCSRHGILLIADEVQSGFGRTGRWFASEHFDLEPDIIVMAKGIASGFPLSAFGASADIMSKWPPGAHGTTFGGNPVSCAAAVATIDKIEKERLLENASRMGDHLLSRLLDIKNRRKGIGDVRGLGLMIGVEFIKADGGPDRERLDGVMKRCLDAGLIIIECGADKNIARLMPPLTVTGPEIDRALSIFEEAVA
- a CDS encoding aldehyde dehydrogenase; translated protein: MAVKYRNLIGGRWIEARSGKTLDSVNPADTGEIVGVVPASGKADIDAAVRAAKEAFDGWRLTPAPKRGEILFRAAEGLLKHKEELGRLVTMEMGKILPEGMGDVQEAIDMAYYMAGEGRRLSGETVPSELNSKDCKSIRVPVGAFALITPWNFPTAIPAWKIFPCLIAGNTAVFKPSSYTPVAAARLVDIITEAGLPPGVLNLVHGTGDEAGEYLATHPGIDGVSFTGSSAVGARLARLCSGIEKEISCEMGGKNPIIVMGDARLDLAVEGALWGGFGTSGQRCTAASRVIAHEPVYDRFIEMFTGAARRLKIGNGLDAGVQMGPVINRSQMEKVLGLIEIGRKEGAKLALGGNALKDGRFAKGFFIEPTIFIDADPNMRIAQEEIFGPVVTVIKARDLKHAIDIANGVQYGLSSSIYTQDVNNSAIAERDLDAGIVYINAPTIGAEIQLPFGGTKRSGLGRKDAGGRGGALDTFTKWKVIYRDFSGRLQKAQIDKD